Proteins encoded together in one Impatiens glandulifera chromosome 1, dImpGla2.1, whole genome shotgun sequence window:
- the LOC124917837 gene encoding serine/threonine-protein phosphatase 6 regulatory ankyrin repeat subunit C — protein MTVFGHSGSGGGNFLTGKQVFPVDCEAEVSLRLLEASLSGDLKSAVECISDPLVDVNFVGAVCLKVRKAEVLCRDELPNEVRFQYEEFKTDVTALFVAVHVGNVTLVRKLLNSGADVNQKLFRGFSTTEAVREDHLEILEILLKSGASQPSCEEALMEASCHGRASLVGLLMGSDLIRTQVAIHALVTACCRGFTDVVDTLVKCGVDANATDRMLLQSYRPSLHTNLDCTALVAAVVSRQVEVVKQLLQVSGTIDVKARIGAWSWDTTSGEEIRVGAGMAEPYPITWCAVEYFEQSGTILRTLLEYSSPNTLHHGRTLLHHAILCGSVGSVSVLLNSGANVEAPVKTCENIEFRAIHMAARLGLASILQRVIDSGCDLNSRTDTGETALMISVRYKRDECLKVLVAAGADLGLVNLVGRSASSIAESNGWALSFRDSVINSIRSGKSPKTTNASVFSPILFVAKSGDVEALKCLMGRTEIDIDYQDEKGFSAVMISVMEGHVDAFRLLVYAGADVKLPNKFGETAITLSSLNQNRYQFEKVLLDFELEKGNRSNGGGFFALHCAARRGDLPAVRSLTDRGYDLNMTDGDGYTPLMIAAREGNEGMCRLLISLGAKCDAKNGKGETALSLAIKSGSSRNTGVVNIIEDEIARRVVIKGSIVMKHTKGGRGVLHGKAVRMVEESGVLRWGDSRRRNVICKEVEIGASIRFGSRRQRKGGDDGKDPGVFRVVTMKNKEVHFACEGGIEMAKMWVRGIKLVTSEARVIRPGFK, from the exons ATGACGGTTTTCGGCCATTCAGGAAGTGGTGGAGGGAATTTTCTAACGGGGAAACAGGTTTTCCCGGTTGACTGTGAAGCGGAAGTCTCTCTGCGTCTTCTAGAAGCTTCTCTTTCCGGCGATCTGAAGTCGGCGGTGGAATGTATATCTGATCCACTTGTTGACGTCAACTTCGTCGGTGCTGTGTGTTTGAAAGTCCGTAAGGCAGAGGTTTTATGTCGAGATGAACTGCCTAATGAAGTTCGTTTTCAGTATGAGGAGTTTAAAACAGATGTCACGGCCTTGTTCGTTGCAGTTCATGTTGGAAATGTCACGCTTGTTAGGAAACTACTG AATAGTGGAGCTGATGTAAACCAGAAGCTATTCAGGGGATTTTCAACCACAGAAGCAGTGAGGGAGGATCATCTTGAAATTTTGGAGATCTTACTAAAGTCTGGTGCATCTCAACCAAGCTGCGAGGAGGCTTTGATGGAAGCAAGCTGTCATGGTCGGGCGAGTTTAGTTGGGTTACTCATGGGTTCTGATTTGATCCGCACTCAGGTTGCGATACATGCACTTGTCACTGCTTGCTGCCGTGGATTTACTGATGTTGTGGACACTCTCGTTAAG TGTGGAGTGGATGCAAATGCAACCGATCGCATGTTGCTTCAGTCATACCGACCTTCCCTTCATACAAATCTAGACTGCACAGCACTAGTTGCTGCTGTTGTCAGCAGACAAGTCGAAGTGGTTAAGCAATTGCTACAG GTTTCTGGCACAATAGATGTTAAGGCTCGAATTGGAGCATGGTCTTGGGACACAACTTCAGGTGAAGAGATTCGAGTAGGTGCAGGTATGGCCGAACCATATCCAATCACTTGGTGCGCTGTAGAGTATTTCGAACAAAGTGGTACCATTCTTCGCACCCTTCTTGAATACTCTTCCCCGAATACACTTCATCATGGGAGAACTCTCTTGCATCACGCTATTCTCTGCGGAAGTGTTGGTTCCGTAAGTGTATTGTTGAACTCCGGTGCGAATGTAGAAGCTCCTGTGAAAACATGCGAGAATATCGAGTTTCGTGCTATACACATGGCTGCTCGGCTTGGCTTGGCGAGTATTCTCCAACGAGTGATAGACTCCGGCTGTGATTTGAATTCGAGAACCGACACTGGCGAGACTGCTTTAATGATCTCGGTTAGATACAAGCGTGACGAATGCCTTAAGGTGTTGGTTGCAGCCGGTGCTGATTTAGGTTTAGTAAATTTAGTTGGTCGGTCTGCCTCGTCGATTGCCGAGTCAAACGGGTGGGCTTTGAGTTTTCGTGACTCGGTCATAAATTCTATCAGGTCGGGGAAATCTCCCAAAACGACTAACGCCTCTGTCTTCTCCCCGATTCTATTCGTCGCTAAATCGGGCGACGTTGAGGCGTTGAAATGTCTGATGGGGAGAACAGAGATTGACATTGATTACCAGGATGAAAAAGGTTTCTCAGCAGTCATGATTTCCGTGATGGAAGGTCATGTGGACGCCTTCCGCTTACTAGTCTACGCCGGAGCGGATGTGAAGCTACCAAATAAGTTCGGCGAGACGGCCATAACCTTATCGAGTCTAAACCAAAACCGATACCAATTCGAGAAGGTCCTACTCGATTTTGAGCTCGAGAAGGGTAATCGAAGCAACGGGGGAGGGTTCTTCGCCCTGCATTGCGCCGCCCGTCGCGGCGATCTCCCCGCTGTTAGATCCCTAACCGACAGGGGATACGACCTAAACATGACAGACGGAGACGGTTACACGCCGCTAATGATTGCGGCGAGGGAGGGAAATGAGGGGATGTGTCGGTTACTAATTTCGCTCGGGGCGAAATGCGATGCGAAGAACGGGAAAGGAGAGACCGCATTATCACTTGCTATAAAGAGTGGTAGTAGTAGGAATACGGGTGTTGTGAATATAATAGAAGATGAGATTGCAAGGAGAGTAGTGATCAAGGGTTCGATTGTGATGAAACATACAAAGGGAGGGAGGGGTGTTCTGCATGGGAAGGCGGTTAGAATGGTTGAGGAGAGTGGGGTATTGAGGTGGGGTGATTCGAGGAGGAGGAACGTTATATGTAAGGAGGTTGAGATCGGGGCGAGCATTAGGTTCGGGAGTCGCAGGCAGAGGAAGGGCGGGGATGATGGTAAAGATCCGGGAGTGTTTCGAGTGGTGACGATGAAGAATAAGGAGGTGCATTTTGCGTGTGAGGGTGGAATTGAAATGGCGAAGATGTGGGTGAGGGGAATAAAGTTGGTTACGAGCGAGGCTAGGGTTATAAGGCCGGGATTCAAATGA